The DNA window TTCCTGAGACTGAAGATGATGGGACTGAGGAAGGGTGTGAGGACTGTATAGGTGATGGCCATAAGGGTACTGCTTTCCTGGGAGTGAAGACCTTTGGGCTTGAGGTAGATAATTGAGGCAAAGCCATAGTGAACAATGACCACAATAAGGTGGGAAGCACAGGTGGAGAAGGCTTTGTGCCTGCCCTCAGCAGAGGGGATCTTCAAGATGGCGGCCACAATTAAGGTGTAGgagaggaggatgaggagaaaacAGCCCAACAAGTTGGTGATGCACACCAGCCCCACACCTAGGGCCACTATTGGTACATCTGTTCCACAGGCTAACTTCAAGAGAGGGGGCACATGACATAAAAAATGGTGGATCTCATTGGGTCCACAGAAGGTGAGGTGGAAAATGGCAGTGGCAACCACCAGCCCTATGACTGAACCACCAGCCCAGGACCAGGCCACCAGGCAGGCGCAACCACGAGGGCTCATAAGCACGTTGTACCGCAATGGGTGGCAGATGGCCACGTAGCGGTCATAGCCCATGACGGTGAGCAGGAAGGAGTGGGTGAAGCCGAATGTGAAGGAGAAGAACATCTGGCTGGCACAGGCTGCAAAGGCGATGGTGCGATGGGTGGAGAGCAGGTCGGCCAGCAGGCGCGGGGTGATGGCCAAGGTGTAGAGGATCTCAGAGATGGACAGTGCACACAGAAAGAGGTACATAGGTGTGTGCAGGCTGCGTTCACTCCAGACAGTGGCCATGATGAGCAGGTTCCCCAGCAGTGTGAACAGGTACATGAGCAGGAACAGCAGAAAGAAGATGGGCAGGAGATGAGGTGGGAAGGTGGAGAAGCCCACGAGGATGAATTCAGACACGGAGCTGTGATTTAGACCCCGAGTGGCAGCCATCCCTGGGTGGAGAGAGAGTGAAGGTGGCCTGGTGGGCAGGAGCTCTGGGTCCAAGCTGAGCCCAAGCCAGAGGACTTCCCAGGGGAAGAGGGGACCCTCACCCTGCAGACCATGGCCATTCTCTCCGCCACCCAATGCTCATAATGACTGTCACTGCACCTGGGAGTTGCATGGGGTTCATGGAACATCATGAGCCTCAAGTGCATAGGGTGGGCCCTGGAGCATAGTAAGAATGCAGTAAaaataatactactaataataactacaactactattattactattattgctcCATGCACAACCTCCTGGCTTTCCTGCCTTGGAGCAGGCTGGCCATTTCATGCTTATCTCCAACTCTGTGATTCAAAATCCATCCTGAACTGTAAGTGCAAACTACTCCCTAATTGCTATCTTCAGCTGGAGGGCACCTCTCCTGTGTGGCATGGAGAGGATGTAGGCTCTGTTTAATTGTCAGCATTGCCCCTTACTGGCTCACTGGGAACATGGAATAATACTCCTTATTCCACAGGGCTGTAGTGACACTAAGGTGAGGTGTGCACATTCAGCTCTTAGGTACTGTTGTTGTTGTGTGGTCCTACTTGTGGGAGTCCCCCACAAGGATGCGGCACTGACCAGCATACCATCACATTCTCTGACCCCTGCTGGGCACTCTATCTCTGGTCAGGTACCAGTGCAATTCACTGAATCTCCTTCCATCTCCTCAAGCCCTACCCACTCTCCTATCTCCAAACGCCTGCTTCATGGAGCAACTAAGGCTGGCAGCT is part of the Mustela nigripes isolate SB6536 chromosome 2, MUSNIG.SB6536, whole genome shotgun sequence genome and encodes:
- the LOC132009739 gene encoding olfactory receptor 10H2-like, with the translated sequence MAATRGLNHSSVSEFILVGFSTFPPHLLPIFFLLFLLMYLFTLLGNLLIMATVWSERSLHTPMYLFLCALSISEILYTLAITPRLLADLLSTHRTIAFAACASQMFFSFTFGFTHSFLLTVMGYDRYVAICHPLRYNVLMSPRGCACLVAWSWAGGSVIGLVVATAIFHLTFCGPNEIHHFLCHVPPLLKLACGTDVPIVALGVGLVCITNLLGCFLLILLSYTLIVAAILKIPSAEGRHKAFSTCASHLIVVIVHYGFASIIYLKPKGLHSQESSTLMAITYTVLTPFLSPIIFSLRNKELKTAMKKTFLSKLYPSNI